From Brucella pseudogrignonensis, a single genomic window includes:
- the aroA gene encoding 3-phosphoshikimate 1-carboxyvinyltransferase — MSHSATPKPATARRSEALKGEIRIPGDKSISHRSFMFGGLAAGETRITGLLEGEDVINTGRAMQAMGAKIRKDGDIWIINGVGNGCLLQPESPLDFGNAGTGARLTMGLVGTYDMTTTFIGDASLTSRPMGRVLNPLREMGVQVKAAEGDRLPLTLTGPKTANPISYRVPMASAQVKSAVLLAGLNTPGVTTVIESVMTRDHTEKMLQGFGADLTVETDKDGVRHIRIVGQGKLTGQTIDVPGDPSSTAFPLVAALLVEGSDVTIRNVLMNPTRTGLILTLQEMGADIEIIDPRLAGGEDVADLRVKSSKLKGVVVPPERAPSMIDEYPVLAIAASFAEGETVMDGLDELRVKESDRLAAVARGLEANGVDCTEGEMSLTVRGRPDGKGLGGGTVATHLDHRIAMSFLVMGLAAEKPVTVDDSLMIATSFPEFMTMMPGLGAKIEVSEKQ; from the coding sequence ATGTCCCATTCCGCTACCCCGAAACCTGCAACCGCTCGCCGCTCAGAGGCTTTAAAGGGCGAAATACGCATTCCGGGTGACAAATCCATATCGCATCGTTCTTTCATGTTCGGTGGTCTTGCTGCGGGCGAAACCCGCATCACCGGCCTGCTCGAAGGTGAGGACGTTATCAATACAGGCCGCGCAATGCAGGCCATGGGTGCCAAGATTCGCAAGGACGGCGACATCTGGATCATCAATGGTGTGGGCAATGGCTGCCTGTTGCAGCCAGAATCACCGCTCGATTTCGGCAATGCCGGAACCGGTGCCCGTCTCACCATGGGCCTTGTCGGCACCTATGACATGACAACAACCTTTATCGGAGATGCATCGCTGACGTCGCGTCCTATGGGGCGCGTACTCAACCCGCTGCGCGAGATGGGAGTTCAGGTCAAGGCCGCCGAAGGCGACCGCCTGCCGCTCACACTCACCGGTCCAAAGACCGCAAACCCGATCAGCTATCGCGTACCAATGGCATCAGCACAGGTGAAGTCCGCCGTTCTGCTGGCAGGCCTCAATACGCCGGGCGTTACGACGGTCATTGAATCTGTCATGACCCGTGATCACACCGAGAAAATGTTGCAAGGCTTTGGTGCCGACCTCACGGTTGAGACTGACAAGGATGGCGTGCGCCATATTCGCATTGTTGGACAGGGCAAGCTTACGGGCCAGACCATCGACGTGCCGGGCGATCCATCCTCAACCGCTTTCCCGCTTGTCGCGGCGCTGCTGGTTGAAGGCTCGGATGTCACGATCCGCAATGTTCTGATGAACCCCACCCGCACCGGACTGATCCTGACCTTACAGGAAATGGGCGCTGACATTGAAATCATCGATCCGCGTCTTGCTGGTGGTGAAGATGTTGCCGATCTGCGTGTGAAATCATCGAAGCTCAAGGGCGTTGTCGTTCCACCGGAACGCGCTCCGTCGATGATCGACGAGTATCCGGTTCTGGCGATTGCTGCTTCCTTTGCCGAAGGCGAAACCGTGATGGATGGTCTTGATGAGTTGCGCGTCAAAGAATCAGATCGTCTCGCAGCCGTCGCTCGTGGCCTTGAAGCCAACGGCGTTGATTGCACCGAAGGCGAAATGTCGCTGACGGTTCGTGGTCGTCCTGACGGTAAAGGCCTTGGCGGCGGCACGGTTGCCACGCATCTTGATCACCGCATTGCGATGAGCTTCCTTGTCATGGGGCTGGCCGCTGAAAAGCCGGTTACTGTTGATGACAGTTTGATGATTGCTACCTCTTTCCCGGAATTCATGACCATGATGCCGGGCCTTGGTGCAAAAATCGAAGTCAGCGAGAAGCAATGA
- a CDS encoding TIGR02300 family protein, giving the protein MAKAELGTKRIDPETGKKFYDLNRDPIVSPYTGISYPRSYFEASIAESRAAEEESEEEELDTALEKPEFVSLEDADDEAKGGDDLPDLDDDVDLGDDDDDTFLEEEEDEDDDVSDILGGGVGDDDEEV; this is encoded by the coding sequence GTGGCAAAAGCTGAACTTGGTACCAAGCGCATCGATCCGGAAACGGGCAAAAAGTTTTACGATCTCAATCGCGATCCGATTGTGTCGCCTTACACCGGTATTTCATATCCGCGTTCGTATTTCGAAGCGAGCATAGCTGAAAGCCGTGCCGCTGAAGAGGAATCGGAAGAGGAAGAACTGGATACGGCATTGGAAAAGCCGGAATTCGTTTCTCTTGAAGATGCGGATGACGAAGCCAAGGGTGGTGACGACCTGCCAGATCTAGACGACGATGTCGATCTTGGCGATGACGACGACGACACCTTCCTCGAAGAAGAGGAAGATGAAGACGACGACGTTTCGGACATTCTGGGCGGCGGCGTTGGTGATGACGACGAAGAAGTCTGA
- a CDS encoding acetoacetate--CoA ligase: MMNKTASANYRPLWQPDANRIAASGLEHFRVQAEERAGRKLSDYQALHRWSIEDRAAFWTLIWDFCDVIGERGDTALIDSGHMREAKFFPEAKLNFAENLLRHKGEGEAIIFRGEDKVERRLTWGDLHALVSKLQQFMLAEGVKPGDRIAGMMPNIPEAIALMLAASSLGAVWSSCSPDFGAQGVLDRFGQIEPKLFFACDGYWYNGKRIDVSDKIAEVSARLPSSKRTVIVSYLGEAEAVASNARNGIALDAALASFAAKDVAFMRLPFDHPLYILFSSGTTGIPKCIVHRAGGVLLQHLKEHRLHADVRKGDRFFYFTTCGWMMWNWLASGIASGATLLLYDGSPFYPDGNVLFDYAAAEKMTYFGTSAKFIDAVLKAGLNPRETHDLSALRTISSTGSPLSPEGFAFVYESIKPDVHLASISGGTDIVSCFVLGVPTESVWQGEIQGAGLGMAVDVWDDDGKPVRREKGELVCTKAFPSMPLEFWNDPDGAKYQAAYFDRFDNIWCHGDFAEWTQHDGIVIHGRSDATLNPGGVRIGTAEIYNQVEQMAEVAEALCIGQDWDHDVRVVLFVRLAESISLDDDLRTRIKTKIRTGATPRHVPAKIVAVSDIPRTKSGKIVELAVRDIVHGREVKNREALANPEALELYRDLAELQSD; the protein is encoded by the coding sequence ATGATGAACAAGACTGCTTCCGCCAATTATCGGCCACTGTGGCAGCCTGATGCAAATCGCATTGCAGCGAGCGGGCTTGAACATTTTCGCGTGCAGGCAGAGGAGCGCGCAGGGCGGAAGCTTTCCGATTATCAGGCGCTGCATCGTTGGTCGATTGAGGATCGCGCCGCCTTCTGGACGTTGATCTGGGATTTCTGTGACGTGATTGGTGAGCGCGGTGATACGGCGTTGATCGATAGTGGCCACATGCGCGAGGCAAAATTCTTCCCGGAGGCAAAGCTTAATTTCGCAGAAAATCTTCTTCGCCATAAGGGCGAGGGCGAAGCAATCATCTTTCGCGGCGAAGACAAGGTCGAGCGTCGCCTGACTTGGGGTGATCTGCATGCGCTGGTCTCAAAACTCCAGCAATTCATGTTGGCAGAAGGCGTAAAACCCGGTGACCGCATTGCAGGCATGATGCCCAATATACCTGAAGCCATTGCGCTGATGCTGGCGGCGTCTTCTCTGGGTGCAGTGTGGTCTTCCTGCTCGCCGGATTTCGGCGCGCAAGGGGTGCTGGATCGCTTTGGTCAGATCGAGCCAAAACTGTTTTTCGCCTGCGACGGCTATTGGTATAATGGCAAGCGCATCGATGTGAGTGACAAGATTGCTGAAGTTTCAGCCAGGCTGCCGAGCAGCAAACGGACTGTCATTGTCAGCTATCTCGGAGAAGCCGAAGCCGTTGCCAGCAATGCGCGAAATGGCATTGCGCTGGATGCAGCCCTTGCATCATTTGCTGCAAAGGATGTCGCGTTTATGCGACTGCCATTCGACCACCCGCTCTATATTCTCTTTTCGTCGGGTACCACCGGCATTCCAAAATGCATTGTGCATCGCGCTGGCGGCGTGCTGTTGCAGCACCTCAAAGAACATCGTCTTCATGCGGATGTTCGCAAAGGTGACCGCTTTTTCTATTTCACGACCTGTGGCTGGATGATGTGGAACTGGCTGGCATCCGGCATAGCGTCCGGCGCAACGCTTCTGCTTTATGATGGCTCACCATTCTATCCCGATGGCAATGTGCTGTTTGACTATGCGGCAGCAGAAAAAATGACCTATTTCGGCACGTCGGCAAAATTCATCGATGCGGTGCTGAAAGCTGGGTTGAACCCGCGCGAAACCCACGACCTGTCAGCACTTCGTACGATTTCGTCGACTGGCTCGCCGCTGTCGCCAGAAGGCTTTGCTTTCGTCTACGAGTCGATCAAGCCGGATGTACATCTGGCCTCCATTTCCGGCGGTACTGATATTGTCTCTTGTTTCGTGCTCGGTGTTCCAACCGAATCTGTGTGGCAGGGTGAAATTCAAGGCGCTGGTCTTGGCATGGCGGTCGATGTCTGGGACGATGATGGCAAGCCGGTGCGCCGTGAGAAAGGCGAGCTGGTCTGCACGAAGGCTTTCCCCTCCATGCCGCTGGAGTTCTGGAATGATCCGGATGGAGCGAAATATCAGGCTGCCTATTTTGACCGCTTTGACAATATCTGGTGCCATGGCGATTTTGCCGAATGGACGCAACATGATGGCATCGTCATTCACGGTCGTTCAGATGCGACACTTAATCCAGGTGGCGTGCGCATCGGTACGGCGGAAATCTACAATCAGGTTGAGCAGATGGCAGAAGTCGCAGAAGCGCTTTGCATCGGGCAGGATTGGGATCATGACGTGCGGGTGGTGCTGTTTGTTCGGCTTGCTGAGAGCATCTCGCTCGACGACGATCTCCGAACGCGCATCAAGACCAAAATCCGCACCGGCGCGACACCGCGCCATGTGCCTGCAAAGATCGTGGCGGTAAGCGATATTCCGCGCACCAAGTCCGGCAAAATTGTTGAACTTGCCGTGCGTGACATTGTGCATGGGCGCGAGGTGAAAAATCGCGAAGCGCTGGCAAATCCGGAAGCGTTGGAGCTATATCGCGATCTTGCTGAGCTTCAGAGCGATTGA
- a CDS encoding isovaleryl-CoA dehydrogenase: MNFGLGEEIEALRDTVRRFAESRIAPLAADTDRNNAFPMHLWRELGDLGVLGITASEDFGGADMGYLAHCIAMEEISRASASIGLSYGAHSNLCINQIMRNGSPEQRAKYLPRLISGEHVGALAMSEPGAGSDVVSMKLHAERRDGRFVLNGNKMWITNGPDADVLVVYAKTDPAAGSRGISAFLVEKTFRGFSTAQKLDKLGMRGSNTCELVFEDCEVPAENLLGEVGNGVNVLMSGLDYERVVLAGGPLGIMAACLDIVVPYVHERKQFDQPIGAFQLMQGKLADMYVSFNASRAYVYAVAAACDRGETTRKDAAGCILYAAESATQMALQAIQALGGNGYINDYPAGRLLRDAKLYEIGAGTSEIRRMLIGRQLFEETR; the protein is encoded by the coding sequence ATGAATTTCGGTCTTGGTGAGGAGATCGAGGCCCTTCGCGATACGGTGCGCCGTTTTGCGGAAAGCCGCATTGCGCCACTTGCCGCCGATACCGATCGCAATAACGCATTTCCCATGCATCTCTGGCGTGAACTGGGTGATCTTGGCGTGCTGGGCATTACCGCATCTGAGGATTTTGGCGGCGCAGATATGGGCTACCTGGCTCATTGCATTGCTATGGAAGAAATCAGCCGTGCGTCAGCCTCGATTGGCCTGAGCTATGGTGCGCATTCCAATCTCTGTATTAATCAGATCATGCGCAATGGTTCACCGGAGCAGCGTGCAAAATACCTGCCAAGGCTCATTTCCGGCGAGCATGTCGGGGCGCTCGCCATGTCTGAGCCGGGCGCTGGCTCCGATGTTGTCTCAATGAAGCTTCATGCTGAAAGGCGGGATGGCCGCTTCGTGCTCAACGGCAACAAGATGTGGATCACCAACGGCCCGGATGCTGATGTGCTGGTGGTCTATGCCAAAACCGATCCGGCTGCCGGTTCGCGCGGGATTAGTGCTTTTCTCGTTGAAAAGACGTTCAGGGGATTTTCCACTGCACAAAAGCTCGACAAGCTTGGCATGCGCGGCTCCAATACATGCGAACTGGTGTTTGAGGATTGTGAAGTGCCTGCCGAAAACCTGCTCGGCGAAGTGGGCAATGGCGTGAATGTGCTGATGTCCGGCCTTGATTATGAGCGTGTGGTGCTGGCAGGCGGCCCGCTCGGCATCATGGCGGCATGCCTCGATATCGTTGTGCCTTATGTGCATGAGCGCAAGCAGTTCGACCAGCCGATTGGCGCGTTCCAGCTGATGCAGGGCAAACTTGCAGATATGTATGTGAGCTTCAACGCATCGCGTGCCTATGTCTATGCGGTGGCAGCCGCCTGTGATCGCGGTGAAACCACGCGCAAGGATGCGGCGGGCTGCATTCTTTATGCCGCGGAAAGTGCCACGCAAATGGCGCTGCAGGCGATACAGGCACTGGGCGGCAATGGATATATCAATGATTATCCGGCAGGACGCTTATTGCGTGACGCGAAGCTTTACGAAATTGGTGCAGGCACATCTGAAATCAGGCGGATGCTGATCGGGCGGCAACTCTTTGAGGAGACCCGCTGA
- a CDS encoding carboxyl transferase domain-containing protein: MPVLKSEVLTRSAIFEANRNAMLAAIDVVAQASRIATDGGGEKARERHVSRGKLLPRDRVAQLLDPGSPFLEVGQTAAHEMYDGAAPSAGIITGIGRVSGRECMIVCNDATVKGGTYYPITVKKHLRAQEIAGQNRLPCIYLVDSGGANLPNQDEVFPDRDHFGRIFYNQAQMSAAGIAQIAVVMGSCTAGGAYVPAMSDETVIVRNQGTIFLAGPPLVKAATGEVVSAEVLGGGDTHTRLSGVADHLANDDAHALQIARAIAANLNSQKREFCPRGDAAAPLYDSEEILGIVSADTRIPYDVRELIARLVDGSDFDEFKARFGPTLVCGFASLYGMPIGIIANNGVLFSEAALKGAHFIELCCQRNIPLVFLQNITGFIVGQKYEAEGIAKHGAKLVMAVATANVPKITMLIGASYGAGNYGMAGRAYSPRFLWTWPNSRIAVMGGEQAAGVLASVKRDGIERTGGKWSAEEEAEFKRPTLEMFERQSHPLYASARLWDDGIVDPRKSREVLGLSLFATLNAPIEPTRFGLFRM, from the coding sequence ATGCCGGTTCTGAAATCCGAAGTTTTGACACGCAGTGCAATCTTTGAAGCCAACCGCAATGCCATGCTTGCGGCGATTGACGTGGTGGCACAAGCATCACGCATCGCCACTGATGGTGGGGGTGAGAAGGCGCGTGAACGTCATGTTTCACGCGGCAAGCTGTTGCCTCGTGACCGGGTTGCGCAACTGCTTGATCCAGGGTCGCCTTTTCTCGAAGTAGGCCAGACGGCAGCACATGAGATGTATGATGGTGCAGCACCGTCAGCTGGCATTATTACAGGCATCGGGCGAGTTTCGGGGCGTGAATGCATGATCGTCTGCAATGATGCCACGGTGAAGGGTGGCACTTATTATCCCATCACGGTGAAAAAGCATCTGCGAGCCCAGGAGATTGCGGGTCAGAACCGCCTGCCATGCATCTATCTCGTTGATTCCGGTGGGGCCAATCTCCCTAATCAGGATGAGGTTTTCCCGGATCGCGATCATTTCGGGCGTATTTTCTACAATCAGGCGCAGATGTCGGCGGCGGGCATTGCGCAGATTGCAGTGGTCATGGGATCGTGTACGGCAGGCGGTGCCTACGTCCCCGCCATGAGCGATGAAACGGTGATTGTGCGCAATCAGGGCACGATTTTTCTGGCTGGTCCGCCGCTGGTCAAAGCTGCAACCGGCGAAGTCGTGAGCGCGGAAGTTCTCGGTGGTGGCGATACGCATACCCGGCTTTCCGGTGTTGCTGATCATTTGGCGAATGATGATGCGCATGCGCTGCAAATCGCCCGCGCCATAGCGGCCAATCTCAACAGCCAAAAGCGCGAGTTTTGTCCAAGGGGGGATGCTGCTGCTCCGCTTTATGACTCCGAAGAAATTCTCGGAATTGTCTCGGCTGATACCCGCATTCCCTACGATGTGCGCGAGCTGATTGCGCGGCTGGTCGATGGCTCGGATTTCGATGAGTTCAAGGCGCGCTTCGGCCCCACATTGGTTTGCGGTTTCGCAAGCCTTTACGGAATGCCGATCGGCATTATCGCCAACAATGGCGTGCTGTTTTCGGAAGCCGCTTTAAAGGGTGCGCATTTCATCGAGCTTTGCTGTCAACGTAATATTCCGCTGGTGTTTTTGCAGAATATTACCGGCTTTATAGTTGGGCAAAAATATGAAGCTGAAGGCATCGCTAAACATGGCGCGAAGCTCGTCATGGCGGTGGCGACGGCCAATGTGCCCAAAATCACGATGCTGATTGGCGCATCCTATGGCGCAGGCAATTACGGCATGGCGGGGCGGGCTTATTCGCCACGTTTTCTCTGGACCTGGCCGAATAGCCGCATTGCGGTAATGGGGGGTGAACAGGCGGCAGGTGTGCTGGCGAGTGTCAAGCGCGACGGGATTGAGCGCACCGGCGGCAAATGGTCTGCGGAAGAGGAGGCGGAGTTCAAGCGCCCAACTTTGGAAATGTTTGAGCGACAGAGCCATCCGCTTTATGCGTCGGCGCGGCTTTGGGATGACGGGATTGTCGATCCGCGCAAGAGCCGTGAGGTCCTGGGCCTGTCGCTTTTTGCAACGCTGAATGCTCCAATAGAGCCGACGCGCTTCGGCTTGTTCAGGATGTAG
- a CDS encoding acetyl/propionyl/methylcrotonyl-CoA carboxylase subunit alpha yields the protein MFKKILIANRGEIACRIMRTAGQLGIATVAIYSDADANALHVEMADEAVRVGSAQSAQSYLNVDAIIKAAKDTGAQAIHPGYGFLSENPTFVEGVEAAGLIFIGPSAKAIRAMGLKDAAKALMEKAGVPVVPGYHGDNQDEAFLKSEASQIGYPVLIKARAGGGGKGMRRVDDPADFAAELESAKREAEASFGDSAVLIEKYMTKPRHIEVQVFGDNFGNAVHLFERDCSLQRRHQKVIEEAPAPGMTADMRAAMGNAAVKAAQAIGYSGAGTVEFIADVSEGLRADRFFFMEMNTRLQVEHPVTEAITGLDLVEWQLRVAAGEALPKRQDELAINGWAFEARLYAEDPARDFLPATGRLALFAPPENARVDSGVRSGDVITPFYDPMIAKIITHGATRDDGLNRLAVALNNTRIAGVVTNRQFLSQLCKLRLFQEGDVDTGLIPREANVLFRDQRPSEIAFALAALGALDLLDLPGKDDPWNVLRGFRLWGDASRSVILDHHDQRQTISFNIKSDRLFGFAFGTLEIRSFENGLVRFCIGGRIDQASVFRIGCDVTVQFEGTDTLFHYLETAAAVDEASSESRILSPMPGLVRLVSVAEGANVVKGDRLVTMEAMKMELSLIAPRDGKVASVSVAAGDQVNEGALLVQLEEDDG from the coding sequence ATGTTCAAAAAAATCCTGATTGCCAATCGCGGAGAAATCGCCTGTCGGATCATGCGTACGGCGGGCCAATTGGGGATTGCCACTGTCGCGATTTATTCCGACGCGGATGCCAATGCGCTTCATGTCGAAATGGCCGACGAGGCCGTGCGCGTGGGGTCTGCTCAATCTGCGCAAAGCTATTTGAATGTCGATGCGATCATCAAAGCGGCGAAGGATACGGGCGCCCAGGCAATCCATCCGGGCTATGGCTTTCTCTCCGAAAACCCAACCTTTGTGGAAGGGGTTGAAGCAGCCGGACTTATCTTCATAGGCCCATCGGCAAAAGCCATTCGCGCCATGGGGTTAAAAGATGCTGCCAAGGCTTTAATGGAAAAAGCCGGTGTACCTGTTGTGCCGGGTTATCACGGCGATAACCAGGATGAAGCCTTCCTGAAAAGCGAAGCGAGCCAAATCGGCTACCCCGTGCTGATCAAGGCCCGCGCGGGCGGCGGCGGCAAGGGCATGCGCCGCGTCGATGATCCCGCCGATTTTGCCGCAGAATTGGAGAGCGCGAAGCGCGAGGCGGAAGCCTCGTTTGGAGATAGTGCTGTTCTGATCGAAAAATACATGACCAAGCCGCGCCATATTGAGGTGCAGGTCTTTGGTGATAATTTCGGCAATGCCGTGCATCTATTTGAGCGCGATTGCTCGCTGCAACGCCGCCATCAAAAGGTGATTGAGGAAGCGCCAGCGCCCGGTATGACCGCTGACATGCGCGCTGCCATGGGCAATGCAGCGGTGAAGGCCGCACAAGCCATTGGCTATTCCGGCGCAGGCACAGTTGAGTTCATCGCCGACGTTTCAGAAGGGCTTCGCGCTGATCGTTTCTTCTTCATGGAAATGAACACGCGTTTGCAGGTCGAGCATCCCGTGACGGAAGCGATTACCGGCCTTGATCTGGTTGAATGGCAATTGCGCGTGGCAGCCGGTGAAGCTTTACCAAAGCGGCAGGATGAGCTTGCGATTAATGGCTGGGCTTTTGAGGCGCGACTTTACGCGGAAGACCCGGCGCGCGATTTTCTGCCAGCAACGGGAAGGCTTGCACTGTTTGCCCCGCCGGAAAATGCGCGGGTCGATTCGGGCGTGCGCAGCGGCGATGTCATTACGCCTTTTTATGATCCGATGATTGCAAAAATCATCACGCATGGCGCTACCCGCGACGACGGGTTGAACCGCCTTGCTGTGGCACTGAACAACACGCGCATCGCTGGCGTTGTAACCAATCGGCAGTTCTTATCTCAACTCTGCAAGCTTCGATTGTTTCAGGAGGGCGATGTCGATACAGGTCTGATTCCGCGTGAGGCAAATGTGCTGTTTCGCGATCAGCGCCCTTCAGAGATCGCGTTTGCTTTGGCTGCCCTTGGTGCACTCGACCTTCTTGATCTGCCTGGAAAAGATGATCCGTGGAATGTTCTGCGCGGATTCCGTCTATGGGGTGATGCATCGCGCTCTGTCATTCTTGATCATCATGATCAGCGTCAGACAATCAGCTTCAACATTAAAAGTGACAGACTTTTTGGCTTTGCCTTCGGCACACTGGAAATTCGTTCTTTTGAGAACGGTTTGGTACGTTTTTGCATTGGCGGTCGTATTGACCAGGCATCTGTCTTTCGCATCGGCTGTGACGTGACCGTGCAGTTTGAAGGCACGGACACTCTGTTTCACTATTTAGAGACTGCCGCAGCAGTGGATGAGGCTTCGAGCGAAAGCCGCATTCTGTCGCCAATGCCGGGATTAGTTCGGCTCGTTTCTGTGGCGGAGGGGGCCAATGTTGTCAAAGGCGACAGGCTGGTCACGATGGAAGCGATGAAGATGGAGCTTTCACTGATTGCACCCCGCGATGGCAAGGTCGCATCTGTGAGCGTCGCGGCTGGCGATCAGGTCAATGAAGGCGCGCTGTTAGTCCAATTGGAGGAAGATGATGGCTGA
- a CDS encoding hydroxymethylglutaryl-CoA lyase has product MAEHVEIVEMAARDGLQNEKRFVPTADKIALIDRLSDCGYSRIEATSFVSPKWVPQLFDATEVMAGIHRSHAVRYSALVPNMKGYERAASAGVDEIAVFISASEGFSKANINCTIAESIERLAPVIGAAINDGLAIRGYVSCAVECPYDGPIAPQDVANVTEQLFSLGCHEVSLGDTIGRGTPETVSAMLDAVLTVATAHSLAGHYHDTNGRALDNIRISLEKGLRVFDASVGGLGGCPFAPGAQGNVDTVAVVEMLQSLGFETGLDIERLRSTALFAQALAQDRAA; this is encoded by the coding sequence ATGGCTGAACACGTTGAAATCGTCGAAATGGCTGCGCGCGACGGCCTCCAAAACGAAAAGCGTTTTGTGCCAACAGCCGACAAGATTGCCCTGATCGACCGGCTGTCCGATTGCGGCTATTCCCGCATTGAGGCAACCAGTTTTGTCAGCCCGAAATGGGTGCCGCAACTTTTCGATGCGACTGAAGTTATGGCCGGTATCCATCGCTCGCACGCTGTTCGTTATTCAGCCTTGGTACCCAATATGAAGGGCTATGAGCGTGCTGCTAGCGCCGGCGTGGATGAAATTGCGGTTTTCATTTCGGCGTCAGAGGGCTTTTCCAAAGCCAATATCAATTGCACCATTGCGGAGAGTATTGAGCGGCTAGCGCCAGTCATTGGTGCCGCCATCAATGACGGTCTGGCCATTCGCGGTTATGTCAGTTGCGCAGTTGAATGCCCTTATGACGGACCGATTGCTCCGCAGGACGTGGCCAACGTGACCGAGCAACTCTTCTCTCTCGGCTGTCATGAGGTCAGTCTTGGAGACACGATTGGTCGCGGCACACCGGAAACTGTGAGCGCCATGCTTGATGCGGTTTTGACTGTGGCAACAGCGCATAGTCTTGCGGGTCATTATCACGACACCAACGGGCGAGCGCTCGACAATATCCGGATCAGCCTGGAAAAAGGTTTGAGGGTATTTGATGCATCTGTGGGCGGGCTTGGAGGATGTCCGTTCGCGCCCGGCGCCCAAGGCAATGTCGATACGGTGGCCGTCGTGGAAATGCTGCAAAGTCTTGGGTTTGAAACAGGGCTTGATATTGAAAGACTGCGATCAACAGCTTTGTTTGCGCAAGCACTCGCTCAGGATAGGGCGGCATGA
- a CDS encoding crotonase/enoyl-CoA hydratase family protein yields MMEFETILIDIDERGVATLTLNRPEQHNALSGLMIHELFSATQRLANDDAVRVVTLTGSGISFCAGGDLGWMREQVNATRTQRIEAARALALMLKALHDLPKPLIGRVNGQAYGGGVGLISVCDTTIGVTDARFGLTETKLGLIPATISPYVVARIGQAHALRNFTSARLFDAEEAKQIGLLHQVVEAERLDASVEAEIRPYLSTAPTAVAASKRLVHALGRPIDDMTIEMTLVRLADAWETPEAAEGFAAFFAKRSPSWKRGG; encoded by the coding sequence ATGATGGAATTTGAAACCATCCTCATCGACATTGATGAGCGCGGGGTGGCCACGCTGACGCTCAACAGACCAGAGCAGCATAATGCACTTTCCGGTCTGATGATTCATGAGCTTTTCAGCGCTACGCAGCGCCTTGCCAATGACGATGCGGTGCGGGTCGTCACGCTGACGGGCAGCGGCATAAGTTTTTGTGCGGGCGGTGATCTTGGCTGGATGCGTGAGCAGGTAAACGCGACCCGCACGCAACGCATTGAAGCAGCCCGAGCACTCGCGCTGATGCTCAAGGCATTGCACGATCTGCCGAAGCCATTGATTGGGCGCGTGAACGGGCAGGCCTATGGCGGTGGTGTCGGACTGATCAGCGTTTGCGATACCACAATTGGTGTAACGGATGCGCGTTTCGGATTGACGGAAACCAAGCTTGGATTGATCCCCGCGACGATCAGCCCCTATGTGGTTGCGCGTATCGGTCAGGCCCATGCATTGCGCAATTTCACGTCGGCACGATTGTTTGATGCCGAAGAGGCAAAGCAGATTGGATTGCTGCATCAGGTGGTCGAAGCGGAGCGACTTGATGCTTCGGTCGAGGCTGAAATCAGACCATATCTTTCGACTGCTCCAACTGCGGTTGCGGCCTCCAAGCGGTTGGTACATGCGCTTGGAAGACCCATAGACGATATGACAATCGAAATGACACTGGTCCGCCTTGCGGATGCTTGGGAAACGCCAGAGGCCGCAGAGGGATTCGCGGCCTTTTTTGCGAAGCGATCACCATCTTGGAAGAGAGGAGGATAG